TGCCCGGACACGGAGGATGGAGCGCCCACTATTCCGATACCGATCGGTAGCACACAAGGTCGACTTCAGGACGGGCACACGACAACGCGCTTGTGTTCACAGCACCTTCACGGAAAGCGTTCACACTGGTCGTTTCGTTTGCGAACACCGCGTGCAACGACACTATGGGCAGCGCGTAAGGACTAGTCCTGTCTTGTTTCCGCCTCTGCGGGACCGGTTTCCGAGGGCGGTTGCGCCACGGCGGGAGGCGTTGCCACCTGCGGCGGAGCGGCCCGCTCCAGGAAGCGCAGCAACTCCACCGGGAACGGCAGCACCAGGGTGGAGTTCTTCTCGGCCGCGACGGCCACCACCGTCTGCAGCAGTCGCAACTGCAGGGCGGCGGGCTGGTCCGACATCTCCTTGGCCGCCTCGGACAGCTTCTTGGAGGCCTGGAGCTCGGCGTCGGCGTTGATGACCCGTGCCCGGCGCTCCCGGTCCGCCTCGGCCTGGCGCGCCATCGAGCGCTTCATCGTCTCCGGCAGGGACACGTCCTTGATCTCGACCCGGTCGATCTGCACACCCCAGCCGATCGCCGGACTGTCGATCATCAACTCCAGCCCCTGATTAAGCTTTTCGCGGTTGGAGAGCAGATCGTCCAGATCGCTCTTGCCGATGATCGACCGCAGCGATGTCTGCGCCATCTGCGAGACCGCGAAACGGTAGTCCTCCACCTGAACGATGGCTTCGGAGGCGTCCACGACCTTGAAATAGATCACCGCGTCCACGCGCACCGTCACGTTGTCCCGCGTGATGCCGTCCTGCGCGGGCACCGGCATCGTCACGATCTGCATATTGACCTTACGCAGCCGGTCGACAAACGGGATAATAAGTGTGAAACCGGGGCCGCGCACTGAAGACTTGAGCCTTCCGAGCCGGAAGACCACGCCCCGCTCGTACTGCTTGACGACCCGGGCCGCCGCCATCACGTAGACGACCCCGACGGACACTGCCGTCGCGCCGGCCGTCACCAGTGCCTCTACCATCACGGCCCCCTGGGATGCGATGTGGACGCGCGTGCACGTACCTCTTCGACGGTAGACCCCAAATGACGTCAAAGGGAGTCCCG
This portion of the Streptomyces sp. NBC_01750 genome encodes:
- a CDS encoding slipin family protein yields the protein MVEALVTAGATAVSVGVVYVMAAARVVKQYERGVVFRLGRLKSSVRGPGFTLIIPFVDRLRKVNMQIVTMPVPAQDGITRDNVTVRVDAVIYFKVVDASEAIVQVEDYRFAVSQMAQTSLRSIIGKSDLDDLLSNREKLNQGLELMIDSPAIGWGVQIDRVEIKDVSLPETMKRSMARQAEADRERRARVINADAELQASKKLSEAAKEMSDQPAALQLRLLQTVVAVAAEKNSTLVLPFPVELLRFLERAAPPQVATPPAVAQPPSETGPAEAETRQD